Below is a window of Macadamia integrifolia cultivar HAES 741 unplaced genomic scaffold, SCU_Mint_v3 scaffold3767, whole genome shotgun sequence DNA.
AGTGTCTCAAAGATCTTCACTAAAGAGCCCTTGTAGTCAGTGACTTTGAACATTACCCAGAATTAGTTTCAGGGCAGGACTCATCTATCAAAGCTTTGTCCTTGTTCAGACTGATATTTTCTGCCTTTTCAACAATACTTCAAACAGTCCCAACCATAAGTAATTTTTTCgaacaaattttaaaacaatCTGTTGATCTGTGGATAAGTGAGATTAGTCTTAAAGCTATACTATAAATGTAATGATATAGGTTACGTGCGCACTGAATTTGAGATCTAACCGAACTGTCATGTGGTGGTTGTGTTAAATTTTCTTACCCTTTGTGTCAGAAAACTGTCCCCCAAATGTTACTGTAACTGATGAAGCTCCATTGATACTAGATAAGGGGAATCATTAGACAACTGGGAAGAACATTATTTGTATGTTGGTTCCCTTTGAAACTGGGGGCAAATTTATTTGCAGTGGTGTTATTTGATCGTGAATAGGCTTTAACACAAAATAGATACAAATACGGAGAAGCACTTCACTGATAACACTCCCTGGGACTCATTTGAGAGGCAGGGGGGCAATTAATTTGGTGCTCATAAAGCACCATATGTTTCTTTCTACAAATAATATCTGAAGAATGGACATCTACAGGAGGTGTGCCTGCTTGAGTATCAGTACCTAAGTTCCTGTAATGTTCTGTTACTAATTTACAGACTTGAGGAAGAAGCTGATTATAAGTCCACCACGGAACTGTTTGCTAAGAGAGGTGACGAGAAGACACTGGATAATTTCATACCCAAATCCGAAAGTGACTTCACAGAGTATGCAGAGCTTGTTTCTCATAAACTCAGGCCATATgaggtttgtttatttttctcatttatatattttctattaCGATATTCTGATGATGAAGCAATGGTACATTTCAATGATTAATTGCATCTTCCCACAAATTGCAGAAAAGCTTCCATTACATTGGCCTACTCAAGGCAGTGATGAGATTATCAATGACTTCTCTTAAAGCAGCAGATGCAAAAGAAGTTGCTTCATCAGTAACGGCAATTGCAAATGAAAAACTCAAGGCTGAGAAAGAAGCCAATGCGGGTAAAAAGAAACCAGGTGTGTACTTCATAACAAATCTTCTT
It encodes the following:
- the LOC122068370 gene encoding eukaryotic translation initiation factor 3 subunit J-like; translation: MLLPEKEKKKKLQAVAAGFEGFGPSCCRRRRRRRSCRQWLLASRVLVSSRVQASKNGHLQEVCLLEYQYLSSCNVLLLIYRLEEEADYKSTTELFAKRGDEKTLDNFIPKSESDFTEYAELVSHKLRPYEKSFHYIGLLKAVMRLSMTSLKAADAKEVASSVTAIANEKLKAEKEANAGKKKPGAKKKQLHVDKADDDVAVDGYEAMDDYDFM